A genomic stretch from Arachis stenosperma cultivar V10309 chromosome 3, arast.V10309.gnm1.PFL2, whole genome shotgun sequence includes:
- the LOC130968870 gene encoding G-type lectin S-receptor-like serine/threonine-protein kinase At2g19130: protein MVSCDMPYCFNNMMEPCFLLSLFIIICFSFHPYNSHAALISITANQSLSGDQTLVSKDEKFELGFFKPGNSSNYYIGMWYKKRVPERTIVWVANRDNPVSDKNSAKLTISKGNLVLLDQSQNQVWSTNLNSPNLDSIVAVLLDNGNLILSDRPNPSESNSLWQSFDHPTDTFLPGAKLKLDKKTGKPQYLTSWKNTQDPGTGLFSLELDPKESNAYLILWNKTEEYWTSGAWNGQIFSGVPEMRLNYIYNFSFHDEPDEAYFTYTVYNSSILSRFVMDVSGQIKQLSWLDSRQNWNLFWSEPRTPCEVYSFCGVYGSCTENSMPFCSCLTGYEPGNPSDWYLDDYSSGCKRRTKFQCETANPNGGAKDRFMAFPNMALPSPAQHVSAGDAEECASTCLEDCSCTAYAYGNKGCVIWNGDLLNLQQLSQDDSNGETMFLKLAASEFDDPKSSKRRTIGAVAGAVGGMVIVLALTLFALVRRRRQVQSGTLVEGSLKTFGYRDLQIATMNFSDKLGGGSFGSVFKGTLPDSSVIAVKMLENISQSEKQFRTEVSTIGIVQHINLVRLRGFCSEGTRKLLVYDYMPNGSLDSNLFHEKGFKSKVLEWKERYQIALGTARGLAYLHEKCRDCIIHCDVKPENILLDADFCPKVAHFGLAKLVGREVGQVLTTMRGTRGYLAPEWNSGVPVTAKADVYSYGMMLFEFVSGKRNSDPPEDGQVRFFPAWAAKTASEGGNVLSLLDPKLKGNANIQEVIQVIKIASWCVQDDETHRPSMSQVVHILDGVLDVAFPPVPIFLQAFLENQETTVFFIESGSNQSSHMKSSTTSS from the coding sequence ATGGTATCTTGTGACATGCCATATTGTTTCAACAACATGATGGAGCCATGTTTCTTGCTTTCTCTTTTCATCATCATATGCTTCTCTTTTCACCCGTACAATTCCCATGCAGCTTTGATTTCAATCACTGCAAACCAATCTCTCAGTGGTGATCAAACACTTGtctccaaagatgaaaaatttgAATTGGGTTTCTTCAAACCAGGTAACTCCTCTAACTACTACATAGGAATGTGGTACAAAAAAAGAGTCCCAGAAAGAACCATTGTTTGGGTAGCAAATAGAGATAACCCAGTTTCTGATAAAAATTCTGCAAAGTTGACAATATCTAAGGGTAATTTAGTACTCTTGGATCAGTCTCAAAATCAAGTTTGGTCAACAAATTTGAATTCTCCAAACTTAGATTCTATAGTAGCTGTGCTTCTAGATAATGGGAATCTTATACTGAGTGATAGGCCTAATCCATCAGAATCAAATTCTCTATGGCAAAGTTTTGATCATCCAACAGATACATTCCTTCCTGGAGCCAAACTTAAGCTTGACAAAAAAACTGGTAAACCTCAGTACCTAACTTCTTGGAAGAACACTCAAGATCCTGGAACAGGATTGTTCTCTTTGGAACTAGACCCTAAAGAAAGCAACGCTTACTTGATCCTTTGGAACAAAACTGAAGAATATTGGACTAGTGGAGCTTGGAATGGTCAAATTTTCAGCGGGGTGCCTGAAATGAGGTTGAATTATATCTACAATTTCTCCTTCCATGATGAACCTGATGAGGCTTACTTCACTTACACGGTATATAACTCTTCGATTCTTTCGCGGTTTGTGATGGATGTCTCTGGGCAGATCAAGCAGCTTTCATGGCTGGACAGTAGACAGAATTGGAACTTGTTTTGGTCTGAGCCAAGAACGCCGTGTGAGGTTTACTCGTTCTGTGGCGTGTATGGGAGTTGTACTGAGAACTCTATGCCATTCTGCAGTTGCTTGACTGGTTATGAGCCAGGTAATCCATCTGACTGGTACCTAGACGATTACTCAAGTGGATGCAAGAGAAGAACAAAGTTCCAATGCGAGACGGCGAATCCTAATGGTGGTGCAAAGGACAGGTTTATGGCATTTCCAAACATGGCATTGCCTTCACCTGCACAACATGTAAGTGCTGGGGATGCAGAGGAATGCGCTTCAACTTGCTTAGAGGACTGTTCTTGCACAGCATATGCATATGGTAATAAAGGTTGTGTAATTTGGAATGGTGACCTCTTGAATTTGCAGCAGCTTTCTCAAGATGATAGTAACGGAGAAACCATGTTTCTCAAGCTTGCAGCATCTGAATTTGATGATCCTAAGAGCAGCAAGAGGAGAACCATTGGTGCTGTTGCAGGTGCTGTTGGTGGCATGGTGATTGTCCTAGCACTTACTCTATTTGCCTTGGTGAGGAGAAGGAGACAAGTTCAATCAGGAACGTTGGTTGAAGGCTCATTGAAGACATTTGGATACAGAGATTTGCAAATTGCTACAATGAATTTCTCGGATAAATTGGGAGGAGGAAGTTTTGGTTCTGTCTTCAAGGGGACACTGCCAGATTCAAGTGTCATAGCAGTGAAGATGCTCGAAAACATTAGCCAAAGTGAGAAACAGTTCCGGACAGAAGTGAGCACAATTGGGATAGTCCAGCATATCAATCTGGTTAGGCTCCGTGGATTCTGTTCCGAAGGTACTAGAAAACTTCTAGTCTATGATTACATGCCAAATGGCTCCTTGGATTCAAACTTGTTTCATGAGAAGGGATTCAAGTCCAAGGTGTTGGAATGGAAAGAAAGGTACCAAATTGCTCTTGGGACAGCTAGAGGACTGGCTTATCTCCATGAGAAGTGTAGAGACTGCATCATACATTGCGATGTGAAGCCGGAAAACATTCTTTTAGATGCTGATTTTTGTCCAAAAGTGGCACATTTTGGCCTTGCAAAGCTGGTTGGAAGGGAAGTTGGCCAGGTCCTAACAACCATGAGAGGAACAAGGGGATACCTCGCGCCAGAATGGAATTCTGGGGTGCCTGTAACTGCCAAAGCCGATGTCTATAGCTATGGAATGATGCTGTTCGAGTTTGTGTCCGGTAAGAGGAACTCAGATCCCCCAGAAGATGGACAAGTTAGGTTCTTCCCTGCATGGGCTGCAAAAACAGCAAGCGAAGGCGGCAATGTGCTTAGCCTTTTGGATCCAAAGTTGAAGGGAAATGCTAACATCCAAGAGGTCATTCAAGTCATCAAAATCGCTTCTTGGTGTGTCCAAGACGATGAGACTCATAGGCCATCCATGAGTCAGGTAGTTCACATCCTTGATGGTGTGTTGGATGTGGCTTTTCCTCCTGTGCCAATATTCCTACAAGCCTTTCTTGAGAACCAAGAAACTACGGTTTTCTTCATTGAATCAGGCTCTAATCAGAGTTCACATATGAAAAGCTCCACAACCTCCTCTTAG
- the LOC130970224 gene encoding LOW QUALITY PROTEIN: uncharacterized protein LOC130970224 (The sequence of the model RefSeq protein was modified relative to this genomic sequence to represent the inferred CDS: deleted 1 base in 1 codon): MDEALISVDRWAKGSQAYFLTHLHADHTKGLSSTWSHAPLYCSSFTADLIPLKFSDFDLSLLHVFEIGTWQTLNLISRSSGAPTAVEFIAIDACHCPGSVMLLFRGEFGCMLYTGDFRWEVGCERAAKAKEMLAGAIKDDKVDVVYLDNTYCNPIYDFPNRQVAAQQVIDIIASHPDHDVIIGINTLGKEDLLVQISEALKIKIWVWPERLWTMDLLGFYDNFTINTSITRVRAVPQYSFNVETLEELNRIKCPTIGIMPSGLPWVKKSPPKTKSISRAHLTARCKKAEWSEDDDEYEPMGDIGPPEKLHKYIFTVPYSDHSNFAEIMDFVKLIRPKNLKGIVSSSSCYIEPMYYLGLLCQGNRPSEVLNSKLKRKARATVAGSNKKPSGSYNAELVRKRSMTLKARLKRIRLSKHSILRKVRKGAKIPDISADLKTDSDGNQVE, from the exons ATGGATGAAGCTCTGATATCGGTGGACCGTTGGGCGAAAGGAAGCCAGGCGTACTTCCTGACCCACCTCCACGCCGATCACACCAAAGGCCTCTCTTCCACGTGGTCCCACGCTCCTCTCTACTGCTCCTCTTTCACCGCTGACCTCATTCCCTTAAAGTTCTCCGACTTCGACCTCTCTCTCCTCCACGTCTTCGAAATCGGCACCTGGCAAACCCTCAACCTCATCTCCCGTTCCTCCGGCGCCCCCACCGCCGTCGAATTCATCGCAATCGATGCCTGTCACTGCCCCG GTTCGGTTATGTTGCTGTTTCGTGGCGAGTTTGGGTGCATGCTGTACACGGGGGATTTTCGATGGGAGGTGGGTTGTGAGAGGGCTGCGAAGGCAAAGGAGATGCTTGCGGGTGCTATCAAGGATGATAAGGTGGATGTGGTTTACCTTGACAACACGTACTGTAATCCTATCTATGATTTTCCAAATCGCCAAGTTGCAGCTCAGCAG GTTATTGATATCATTGCTTCTCATCCTGACCATGATGTTATTATTGGGATTAACACTCTGGGAAAAGAAGATCTT TTGGTTCAAATTTCAGAGGCGCTTAAGATTAAG ATTTGGGTGTGGCCAGAGCGATTGTGGACTATGGATCTTCTTGGTTTCTATGATAACTTTACAATCAACACAAGTATTACTAGAGTGAGAGCTGTTCCTCAGTATAGCTTTAATGTTGAAACTTTAGAGGAACTGAACAGAATTAAGTGCCCAACCATAGGTATTATGCCATCAGGTCTTCCATGGGTAAAGAAATCCCCTCCAAAGACCAAGTCTATTTCACGTGCACATTTAACAGCTCGTTGTAAGAAAGCAGAATGGAGTGAAGACGACGATGAGTATGAGCCAATGGGGGATATAGGACCTCCCGAGAAGCTTCACAAGTACATATTTACTGTTCCATACTCTGATCATTCAAATTTTGCAGAGATAATGGATTTTGTGAAGCTTATCAGGCCAAAAAACCTGAAGGGCATTGTATCTTCTTCATCATGTTATATTGAACCTATGTACTACCTCGGTCTACTTTGTCAAGGCAACCGTCCTTCAGAAGTGTTGAATAGCAAGCTTAAAAGGAAAGCTAGAGCTACAGTAGCTGGGAGCAACAAAAAACCATCAGGTTCTTATAATGCTGAGTTGGTGAGAAAGAGAAGCATGACTTTGAAGGCCAGGCTTAAGCGAATTCGTTTGAGCAAGCATAGTATACTGAGAAAAGTGCGCAAGGGTGCCAAAATTCCGGATATAAGTGCTGATCTAAAGACTGACAGTGATGGAAATCAAGTGGAATAG
- the LOC130965685 gene encoding G-type lectin S-receptor-like serine/threonine-protein kinase At2g19130 encodes MESPWLRLSLLTTITITICFSFHPHNSHAALTSITSNQSLSGDQTLVSKDESFELGFFKPGNTSIYYIGMWYKKRVSQRTYVWVANRDNPVSDKNSAKLTISEGNLVLLDESQKQVWSTNLSPSNSDSRAAVLLDSGNLVLSDKPNPSESESLWQSFDHPTDTWLPGGKIKLDKKTGKPQYLTSWKNTQDPGTGLFSLELDPKGSKAYLILWNKTKEYWTSGTWNGQIFSGVPEMRLNYIYNFSFHDEHDEAYFTYTVYNSSILSRFVMDVSGQIKQFSWLDNTQNWNLFWSQPRQQCEVYTFCGAFGSCTENSMPYCSCLTGYEPSNSSNWNLEDYSSGCKRRAKFQCETANPNGGAKDRFMEFPNMAVPNNSEALSAGNAEECASSCLNQCSCTAYAFNTKGCSIFKGDLLNLQQLTQGDSSGQTLFLRLAASEFHDSKSNKGTIIGAVAGGVGAIVVVLAALICFLVRRRRRIQTGTTMEGSLVAFAYRDLQNATKNFSEKLGGGGFGSVFKGTLSDSSVIAVKKLESISQGEKQFRTEVSTIGTVQHVNLVRLRGFCSEGTRKLLVYDFMPNGSLDSSLFHEKDSKGLDWKTRYQIALGTARGLTYLHEKCRDCIIHCDVKPENILLDAEFCPKVADFGLAKLVGRDFSRVLTTMRGTRGYLAPEWISGVPITAKADVYSYGMMLFELVSGRRNSEPSEDGQVRFFPTTAAYTVNQGGNVLDLLDPKLEGNADIDEVVRVIKVASWCVQDDEAQRPSMGQVVQILEGLLDASFPPVPRSLQAFVENQEHIVFFTDSSSTQSSQAKSNVSTTSSQAKSNVSSTSHQQQD; translated from the coding sequence ATGGAGAGCCCATGGCTCAGGCTTTCTCTTTTAACCACCATAACCATAACCATATGTTTCTCTTTTCACCCTCACAATTCCCATGCAGCTTTAACCTCAATCACTTCAAACCAATCTCTCTCCGGTGACCAAACTCTTGTCTCCAAAGATGAAAGCTTTGAACTGGGTTTCTTCAAACCAGGTAACACCTCTATCTACTACATAGGCATGTGGTACAAAAAAAGAGTCTCACAAAGAACCTATGTTTGGGTAGCAAATAGAGATAACCCAGTTTCTGATAAAAATTCTGCCAAATTAACAATATCTGAGGGGAATTTAGTACTCTTAGATGAATCCCAAAAACAAGTTTGGTCAACAAATTTAAGTCCTTCCAACTCAGATTCTAGAGCAGCTGTGCTCTTAGATTCTGGGAATCTTGTATTGAGTGATAAGCCTAATCCTTCAGAATCAGAATCTCTATGGCAAAGTTTTGATCATCCCACAGATACATGGCTTCCTGGTGGCAAAATTAAGCTTGACAAAAAAACTGGTAAACCTCAGTACCTAACTTCTTGGAAGAACACTCAAGATCCTGGAACAGGATTGTTCTCTTTGGAACTAGACCCTAAAGGAAGCAAAGCTTACTTGATCCTTTGGAACAAAACTAAAGAATATTGGACTAGTGGAACTTGGAATGGTCAAATTTTCAGCGGGGTGCCTGAAATGAGGTTGAATTACATCTACAATTTCTCCTTCCATGATGAACATGATGAGGCTTACTTCACTTACACGGTGTATAACTCTTCGATTCTTTCGCGGTTCGTGATGGATGTCTCCGGGCAGATCAAGCAGTTTTCATGGCTGGACAATACACAGAATTGGAACTTGTTTTGGTCTCAACCAAGGCAGCAGTGTGAGGTTTACACCTTCTGCGGCGCCTTTGGGAGCTGTACTGAGAATTCTATGCCTTACTGTAGTTGTTTGACAGGCTATGAGCCAAGTAATTCATCTAACTGGAACTTAGAGGATTACTCAAGTGGATGCAAGAGAAGAGCAAAGTTCCAATGCGAGACGGCGAATCCTAATGGTGGTGCAAAGGACAGGTTTATGGAGTTTCCAAACATGGCAGTGCCTAATAATTCTGAAGCTTTGAGTGCAGGGAATGCAGAGGAATGTGCTTCATCCTGCTTGAACCAATGTTCTTGCACTGCTTATGCCTTTAACACTAAAGGTTGTTCGATTTTCAAGGGTGATCTCTTGAATCTTCAGCAGCTTACTCAAGGAGATAGCAGTGGACAAACCTTGTTTTTAAGGCTTGCTGCTTCTGAATTTCATGATAGTAAGAGCAACAAGGGGACAATAATCGGCGCAGTCGCGGGTGGCGTTGGTGCGATAGTGGTAGTCCTTGCAGCCCTGATCTGTTTCTTGGTGAGGAGAAGGAGGCGAATTCAAACCGGGACAACCATGGAGGGTTCTTTGGTGGCTTTTGCATACAGAGATTTGCAAAATGCGACAAAGAACTTCTCTGAGAAACTTGGAGGAGGAGGATTTGGTTCTGTTTTCAAAGGAACACTGTCTGATTCCAGTGTCATAGCAGTAAAGAAGCTTGAGAGCATCAGCCAAGGCGAGAAGCAGTTCCGGACGGAAGTTAGCACAATTGGGACAGTCCAGCATGTGAATCTTGTTAGGCTCCGTGGCTTCTGCTCCGAAGGCACAAGGAAGCTTCTAGTCTATGATTTCATGCCTAATGGCTCTTTAGATTCAAGTTTGTTTCATGAGAAGGACTCCAAGGGGTTGGATTGGAAAACAAGGTACCAAATCGCACTTGGGACAGCCAGGGGACTAACTTATCTCCACGAGAAGTGCAGAGATTGCATCATACACTGCGATGTGAAGCCGGAAAACATACTCTTAGACGCCGAATTTTGTCCGAAAGTGGCAGATTTCGGCCTAGCAAAGCTTGTGGGAAGGGACTTCAGCAGAGTCCTTACAACAATGAGAGGAACAAGGGGATACCTTGCGCCGGAGTGGATTTCCGGAGTGCCTATAACGGCGAAAGCAGATGTATACAGCTATGGAATGATGCTATTTGAATTGGTGTCAGGTAGGAGGAACTCCGAGCCGTCCGAAGACGGACAAGTCCGATTCTTCCCTACAACGGCGGCCTATACGGTGAACCAAGGTGGCAATGTTCTTGACCTATTGGACCCAAAGTTGGAGGGAAATGCTGACATTGATGAGGTGGTTAGAGTGATCAAAGTTGCTTCCTGGTGCGTACAAGATGATGAGGCTCAAAGGCCTTCCATGGGTCAAGTTGTTCAAATTCTTGAAGGGCTTTTGGATGCTTCTTTTCCTCCAGTTCCAAGGTCACTACAGGCATTTGTTGAGAACCAAGAACACATTGTTTTCTTCACTGATTCAAGCTCTACACAGAGTTCACAAGCCAAAAGCAATGTCTCCACAACTTCTTCTCAAGCCAAAAGCAATGTGTCTTCTACAAGCCACCAACAGCAAGATTAG